The following coding sequences are from one Pigmentibacter sp. JX0631 window:
- a CDS encoding efflux RND transporter periplasmic adaptor subunit yields MSKRMSITIIALVIVFGCVFGWYGLRQYFIKSFFAKFEPPPQVVSVVKAKLDNWQPYLYSVGSLSSINGVDISAETAGQVKAIYFDSGKFVKQGEPLIQLDDSSEQAQLKDIVAQLQLAQVNDKRIKQLFTQGAASLSAVDDSSSKVKQLSANYENAKSLIAKKLIRAPFSGKIGIKQVNIGQFIQAGFACASLQTSNALYAQITLPQQDTNKVFINQEVLVNVDAYPNFNFKGKINAVDSKVDEATRTIHVQATIDNSENKLLPGMFISVKVALPIVPNSIILPQTAITYTLYGDSAFVVTLLNQKSDKGDELATVKRVFVKTGEKRDNLVTIIEGIKEGDLVVSSGQLKLNDGAKIAINNSINL; encoded by the coding sequence ATGTCAAAACGGATGAGTATAACAATAATTGCATTAGTTATCGTTTTTGGATGTGTTTTTGGTTGGTACGGTTTACGGCAATATTTTATCAAAAGCTTTTTTGCTAAATTTGAACCACCACCACAAGTCGTTAGTGTGGTAAAAGCAAAATTAGATAATTGGCAGCCATATCTTTATTCAGTAGGCTCTTTAAGTTCAATAAATGGAGTGGATATAAGTGCTGAAACCGCAGGCCAAGTTAAAGCAATTTACTTTGATTCTGGGAAATTTGTTAAACAAGGAGAACCTCTTATCCAACTAGATGATTCTTCTGAGCAAGCCCAATTAAAAGATATAGTTGCTCAATTACAACTTGCACAAGTTAATGATAAAAGAATAAAACAATTGTTTACTCAAGGAGCAGCATCGTTGTCTGCAGTCGATGATTCTTCTTCTAAAGTAAAGCAATTATCTGCTAATTATGAAAATGCAAAATCATTAATTGCTAAAAAATTAATTAGAGCACCTTTTAGCGGGAAAATTGGAATTAAACAAGTAAATATTGGGCAATTTATTCAAGCAGGTTTTGCTTGCGCAAGTTTACAAACTTCAAATGCTTTATACGCACAAATTACCTTACCACAGCAGGATACCAACAAGGTATTTATCAATCAAGAAGTCTTAGTTAACGTTGATGCATATCCAAATTTTAATTTTAAAGGTAAAATAAACGCTGTAGATTCAAAAGTAGATGAAGCCACAAGAACAATTCATGTTCAAGCAACAATTGATAATTCCGAAAATAAATTATTGCCCGGAATGTTCATTAGTGTGAAGGTAGCCTTACCAATTGTTCCTAATTCAATTATTTTACCACAAACCGCTATAACCTATACTCTTTACGGTGATTCTGCTTTTGTTGTTACTTTATTGAATCAAAAGTCTGATAAAGGCGATGAATTAGCTACAGTAAAAAGAGTTTTTGTAAAAACTGGAGAAAAGAGAGACAATTTAGTAACAATTATAGAAGGAATAAAAGAAGGCGATCTTGTTGTCAGTAGTGGACAATTAAAATTAAATGATGGAGCAAAAATAGCCATAAACAATTCTATCAATCTTTAA